The genomic window AGGGGTAGTGTGTGAACTAGGTGTAGGCCGTAGCTCGGGAAACGCGGTCGTGACGTCAAGCTCaacgagattagttttaaaactGCTAGGCACTAGTGGAGCTTAGTGTAGACCAAGGggggccatgccccccccccccctccccctagtctTGGCATTCATTGAAGAGCATGCTAGCTTTTAGGGCTAATAAGTGTTTCAGCAAGTGATTAGCCCCTTCTGGCCTACTAATTTGTTCCCCTTGAGTCATGGCCTTCTCTTAAATTTTGCTCAAGCTCGTGTGGTTCAAGAATAGGTGTGCCGTGTGCGTGCGGTTCAAGATCGTCATCTTTAGAATTGACCACGTTCGAAGGCATTGTGATCACATGGACACCGTGATCATAGTCCCTGAAGGTGGTGGGAAGGATAAGCAACAACACAAATGAGACGCTATAAAATAGATAATGTGGACCTATGGAGGGGTCTTGAGTCGCGCTTGTTGTGCTAAGAAAAAAATAGCATGTGATTTTTTCTTCCGCTGTAAAGTACGAGTATGTTTGCTAGTATATCATCATGCGTTTTTTTTACATGGTAATATGTATCTCATTTATAAAATAAAGATCTGGCTACAAGGCACGTAAGCACCGACATTACAAGACTGAAAAGATAGGATAATCCTATGCAAAATACCAACGCCTGTTCCTCTCCTCCGACACCACCAAAGCAGCCACCAAAAGGAAAGAAAACAGATCACCTCTTCATTCGAGCTCGACCAAGTTGTACAGTCCACTTATATTTAGGCGTGGTTgcccgcaaaaaaaaacaaaaaaaagttagGCGTGGTTGTTAATTTGCTTCCGATATTTCCGCCTCCGAAGTCACGTGTTGCAGCAGGAGTCCTGCAATTTTGGCAAGTTTTGCATCAAATCAGCGTCTCCCGAGCGGCTGCATCCTCTCATCGATCTCTAGCCATGTCGTCTGCGCCGCAACGCACGGCGTCGACGCACAGGTCCGCGGTCGTCCGGGGCACGCACGAGTTTCACATCGTCGGCTACAGCGAGCGTAAGCCGTTCGCCCGTCTCACCAACAAGGCCGCATCATATTACGACcccctctatgccgacggccccgggAGGGACCCCTCGATCAAGTCTCCCGCCTTTCAGGTCGGCGACTACACCTGGGACCTCGTCTGCACCTTCGGTTTTCAAGGTCGCCTCACATCCATCGCCCTCGAGCTGCTCACCAACACCATTACCAAGGATGTCATCGCCACGGCCAGCCTTCAGATCGACGACCCGCTTGGCCGGTGGCCGCCCGCAGTGTGGCGAAGCGACGCCGCCCACAGATTCTGCAGGAGAATAATTGTCGGCATGAGCTGGCAGCTGTCGCTACCGGATGCGTTCTGTGGGCACGAGGAGCGCTACGTCACCGACGATGACCGCCTCACCATCATCTGCACCGTCGACATTCTCCAAGAGGATGCCCAGACCGCCGCGGAGACCAGGAAGTGCTTGGTCTCCGTGGTGCCGGCGCCGACCATCCCACGGGATTTTCAGCAGCTTCTGCTACTTCTGAAGAAGTACCCCAAGTTATCCGACGTCACCTTCCTCGTAGAGGATACCGAGTTCCATGCGCACAGGCTTGTGCTTGCTATGCGGTCGCCGGTCTTTGCCACGGAGCTCTTTGGTGACGCGAAGGAGAGCACCACACACCGAATAAGGATAGACGACATGGATGCCTCCACATTTAGGGCCATGATCCGGTTCATCTACACTGACGAGCTTCCGATGAAGCCAAACGACCATGTGGAATCAAGAAGCCCCCTCAATAATTTTAAAGAGGAATACATGTCCACGGCTCGCAAACTCCTTGTGGCAGCAGATCGGTATGATCTCGAGAGGCTGAGGCTCATGTGCGAGAACATACTGTCGGAGTGCATCAATGTGGCCACTGTCATGAAGACATTACTGCTGGTGCGAGGCCGCCAAAGGTGCTATCAGCTCGAGGATTCCTGCATCAAGTACATATCGTCTGATCCTGATGTGTACAACGCGGTGAGGGCGACCAAGGAGTATGAGGAGCTCAAAGAAACATGCAGCTCTTTTATAATTGAGGTCACTGAGAGAGTAGCCACACACATCATGGCCAACCACCCTTCTTCCTCCAGTAGCACTCGACCACCAGCACAAGAGAAGAGCACATCCAGATATATTTTGTCGGATGTAGTCCGCGGCACGCATGAGTTCAGAATCCCCATCTTTAGCTCTTTGCAAACGAGCTACCGTGTTAGTCAAGTAATGACTTCCGACGTATTCAAGGTAGGCAGTTACGACTGGAAGATAAATGTGTACCCGTCTGGATATGACGTTGAAGAGCACATATCCGTCTACCTCTGTCTATGCACTGATCCTGGAACTGCTACAGTCAAGTCATCGATCAGGTTCCGGATCGATGACCCTAACGGCAAATCACCGTCGATGGTGCTTGGTTCAGAAGACACTTTTACAAAGTTGCATCAAACCTCGGGATTTCAGAAGTTCATTGCCGTGAATTCTGCGAAGTCACGGTACGTAGGACACGATGGCTCCCTCACCATACATTGTGACCTTGACGTCCACAAGGAGGCAtgcactactagtactagcaccaccatcGCTAAATCCATGATAGTTGTACCGCCGTCCAACATTGCGTGGCACCTCGAGCAACTGATGGTGAGTGGGCAATGGTCGAACGTGACGTTCCTGGTTGAGGAGAGCAAGATTCACGCGCACTGGCTCATCATTGCCATGCGGTCACCAGTTCTGTTCGAAACGGTAGCGATGGAGACGTCCAATTGGGTCATACGGATCGACGATATGAAGGCCGCTGTCCTGAGGGCAGTGCTCCACTTTGTCTATACCGACGAGCTGCTTCCTGTGGATGATGTGGTAGCAGCCGGAGAAATGCTCGCGACGGCATGCCGGTTTCGCTTGGAGAGGATGAGGGCCATGTGCGAGAACTTGCTCGCCCGTCTCATTACGAAAGACAATGTCTTAAGCATGCTGGAGCTGGCATGGCGTCACCAATGCGAGGACCTCAAGCTTTACTGCATCGAGTTCACCTCGCTTGCAATGAAGTGATGAAAATACTTCCCTATTCTTTGGTGTTTTTATGTTTAGAAAATGTTTCGTCATCGAATCGCTACACCTCCTTTACACAGATGTACTtctttttttttttcaaatttttacgCATCTTTGTTGCAGTCCTTTTCTCGTGTACTTGTTCCTTGTTTAGGATGAGTGATTAGTAGATGGGGAAAACTGAGAAATTATGTGCGTTGGTGTTGGTCATTTTCCTTTGGAGTTGTAAACTTGAAGCTAGCAGGATTCTCATCGCGTAGGGTAGCTTTTTTTTAGTTGAATCGCGTAGGGTAGCTTGGTGTTGGTCATTATGTTTTCATTTTGATTGGCCTGTTCTGTTTGCATTGTTCGGGCCCAGCCAAGCTAATTAGCAAGCGAGGGATTTGTTGGGTTTGTTGTGTGCCGGCTAGGCTAGCTAGCTTGCCAAGGGTAAGGCTATGAATCTATATGAGCCTCCGTGAGCCTCCCTTTATTGCTTTAGTAGCAGAAAAGCTTGTGCACTGCAACGGTGGCATACATATCCTAGTGATTTGACATCAGTCTGTTCGACATATACACTCTCAGATATATATTAATTGTCGATGTTTTATATAAAATTGTACTAAATAAGTGATAATTAATATAGATCGGAGGGAGAAACATTTAATTTCATTTGAGTACGGATAGAGAAAGGCAAGGAAAATTTTGTAGTTGAGTTTTTGGTAAGATTGCTTTGATTTAAATGAGTTAAGCATTACATGGTTTTGGGAAAGTATCCATTTGGTTTATATTATTCCAAGTTAGTACATCAGTTGGGGTTAATAAAAAATCCAATAGGAAATCAAAGGGTGGAGGGGAATGTGGGGAGGAAAAAACGGGTAAGAGGGGAGNNNNNNNNNNNNNNNNNNNNNNNNNNNNNNNNNNNNNNNNNNNNNNNNNNNNNNNNNNNNNNNNNNNNNNNNNNNNNNNNNNNNNNNNNNNNNNNNNNNNNNNNNNNNNNNNNNNNNNNNNNNNNNNNNNNNNNNNNNNNNNNNNNNNNNNNNNNNNNNNNNNNNNNNNNNNNNNNNNNNNNNNNNNNNNNNNNNNNNNNNNNNNNNNNNNNNNNNNNNNNNNNNNNNNNNNNNNNNNNNNNNNNNNNNNNNNNNNNNNNNNNNNNNNNNNNNNNNNNNNNNNNNNNNNNNNNNNNNNNNTTATGTTGTTTTTTTTTATGCGGAGTCGGTTGGGTTACTAAAAAAACCAATAGGGAACCAAATGGTGGAGTGGAACATGGGGAGGAAAAGGACTGGAAGGAGGGAAAGCGACGTAAATAACTTCCCTCTAATTGTAGAGTTTACTAGttatttcttttctaattttcCTAAAGTTAAATTCATGTAAAGAGAGGTTTCTTTTTTTTAGACCATCCATCATAGCCAAAGTTGAAGTTGTGTTTTTCAATCATCTTGTCAAGGTTGGATGGGTTTTTGCTCCATTGCTTTCATTTAATTATCTTATAGTGTCTTTAAATCTAGCCACTAGATCTTTAGCAGAGTTGCTGAAAAGAGTAGTGTTGTTCCAAGCAAGTTCAACCACATCCAAGGATCCCTCAAAATTAGTCCAGAATTCCTCAAATCCAAACTTTTAGTTCAAGGGATTTTATTATCAATTTGCACTTTCATGGATACATGACCAGAAGTAACTCTAAAAGGCGAAATAGCCATGGTATATTGGATATGAAGTGGTCCAGGATGGAGCGGTAAAGACCCAATCCAGTTTTTTTTAAGAAGGGGGTTACCCTACATATTACTCCAGGTAAAAGTCCTACCTTTAAAGGGTATCTCAAGCAAATCATGTTGTTGAATAATAGAGTTGAAACGAAGCATACTATTGTGATGACGTCCATGTCTGTTTCAGTTCTCGGGGCCCCTTATATAGTCTCCCATGATAATCCTTGGTTCAATATTACTAGTATCCAGGTTATATATCCAGTTGGAAAATTTAATCTTGCCATCAGTACTACTTGGTCCATACACATTGGTCAGATACCATGCCACATTACTCATGTTACTAGTAAATTCAATAGTAATCCGAAAGTATGACTGAGTGTATGAGTATTAGAGACGAGAGAATTGGTGTAATAGGGTGCATATTGTATTGAGCCTCTAGAGTACAATGCTTGGAGGGCAAGAAGGCTCTGCTAGAGATAAGGAAGGAGATCGCTGTTTACAAATCATAGTCGACCAAATATAGAGATATGCCTATATACTCTTACATCCCCACGAAGTCGTAGGGGTAGCATCCCAGACAACAAAAGCATCACAGACAGTCAGACGGGAGAGAAAGCGAAGGTAGAAGCTGACAAGTTGACATCCCCCCACAACCATAGCGGGAGCATCGTGGACGTGTTGAATATAGAGAAAGCCACTGAGGTGCTCAAGCAAGGTGATAACCCTTTGTGTCGAAGTCGAGGTAGCTGAGAGCATGGGCGGTGGAGCCATGGTTGAGGTAGCCATGCGAGGGACGCCATGGTCGATATCGAAGTCGAGGGTAGCCGGTGTCAAGGTAGCCGAAGGTGGAGCCGGGGGTGCAAGGAAGCACCGACGAGTCAGGGACGCAGTGTTGCGCCAGGAAGAAGATGGTGACGTGATCAAGGGTAGTTGTCGTGGAGGGGGTCGATGCCAAAGACAAACTTGTCAAAGCCATCGTAGACAAGGTGCCGCAccaggtttgccaagcccgggacacttcgtggatgaaggcacgcatcagTGTTGCCAATATTGGGCATGCGTAGATGGGACCGGCACAAGATATACGCCATGCCAGAGGGACTAGTAGGGGAggactctgttggggaacgtagtaatttcaaaaaaattactacgcacacgccagatcatggtgatgcatagcaacgagaggggagagtgttgtccacgtacccttgtagaccgaaagcggaagcgttagcacaacacagttgatgtagtcgtatgatacgtctccgttgtatctacttttccaaacacttttgcccttgttttggactctaacttgtatgatttgaatggaactaacccggactgacgttgttttcagcagaattgccatggtgttgttttatgtgccggaaataaaagttctcgaaatgacctgaaactccacggaacaccttagaaaaaacaataaaaaatcctcacaaaagatgaagaccagggggcccacaccctgttcacgagggtggggggcgccccctgggcgcgccccctacctcgtgggccccctggtggccctccgacgccaactccaactccatatattggctttcggggagaaaaaaaatcaggaagaagaaatcatcgcgttttatgatacggagccgccgccaagccctaatctctctcgggagggctgatctggagtccgttcggggctccggagagggggattcatcatcgtcgtcatcatcaaccatcctccaccaccaatttcatgatgctcaccgccgtgcgtgagtaattgcatcgtaggcttgctcgacggtgatgggttggatgagatttatcatgtaatcgagttagttttgttagggtttgatccctagtatccattatgttctgagattgatgttgctatgactttgctatgcttaatgcttgtcactagggcccgagtgccatgatttcatatctgaacctattatgttttcatgaatatatgtgtgttcttgatcctatcttgcaagtctatagtcacctactatgtgttatgatccggcaaccccgaagtgacaataatcgggaccactcccggtgatgaccatagtttgaggagttcatgtattcactatatgctaatgctttgttccggttctctattaaaaggaggccttaatatccgttagtttccaataggactccgctgccacgggagggtaggacaaaagatgtcatgcaagttcttttccataagcacgtatgactatatacggaatacatgcctacattacattgatgaactggagctagttctgtgtcaccctatgttatgactgttacatgacgaaccgcatccgacataattatccatcgctaatccggtgcctaagagttttccatatactggttctcgcttatttacttttccgttgctactgttacaatcactacaaaataccaaaaacattacttttgctgtctttacttttgttaccgttaccactactatcatattactttgctactaaacactttactgt from Triticum aestivum cultivar Chinese Spring chromosome 3B, IWGSC CS RefSeq v2.1, whole genome shotgun sequence includes these protein-coding regions:
- the LOC123064828 gene encoding BTB/POZ and MATH domain-containing protein 1-like, yielding MSSAPQRTASTHRSAVVRGTHEFHIVGYSERKPFARLTNKAASYYDPLYADGPGRDPSIKSPAFQVGDYTWDLVCTFGFQGRLTSIALELLTNTITKDVIATASLQIDDPLGRWPPAVWRSDAAHRFCRRIIVGMSWQLSLPDAFCGHEERYVTDDDRLTIICTVDILQEDAQTAAETRKCLVSVVPAPTIPRDFQQLLLLLKKYPKLSDVTFLVEDTEFHAHRLVLAMRSPVFATELFGDAKESTTHRIRIDDMDASTFRAMIRFIYTDELPMKPNDHVESRSPLNNFKEEYMSTARKLLVAADRYDLERLRLMCENILSECINVATVMKTLLLVRGRQRCYQLEDSCIKYISSDPDVYNAVRATKEYEELKETCSSFIIEVTERVATHIMANHPSSSSSTRPPAQEKSTSRYILSDVVRGTHEFRIPIFSSLQTSYRVSQVMTSDVFKVGSYDWKINVYPSGYDVEEHISVYLCLCTDPGTATVKSSIRFRIDDPNGKSPSMVLGSEDTFTKLHQTSGFQKFIAVNSAKSRYVGHDGSLTIHCDLDVHKEACTTSTSTTIAKSMIVVPPSNIAWHLEQLMVSGQWSNVTFLVEESKIHAHWLIIAMRSPVLFETVAMETSNWVIRIDDMKAAVLRAVLHFVYTDELLPVDDVVAAGEMLATACRFRLERMRAMCENLLARLITKDNVLSMLELAWRHQCEDLKLYCIEFTSLAMK